The Catenuloplanes niger genome includes a window with the following:
- a CDS encoding lysylphosphatidylglycerol synthase transmembrane domain-containing protein has protein sequence MRLSLVAVSVAALAVIGLRGRLPDPREFIDALGSAHWGWIAGAVALQVISLSCFAFQERHLLTALGASIRRRRLFAIILARTAISISVPAGPAVSTGYAINEYHRAGVAREIGAVCAIVSGLASIGGLTVLYAGGGAIVLTHSSATSLNWQPLAVVAAIAALTAAVIAIGRRLPSRPFDVGHIPESRIGRYAHGLLLSARAAWHAGAGLRVRDWCAVVGYSAVNRLTDLLCLVACTRALGLQISLITLATIYLGVQIVRQVPLTPGGIGVIETALVAGLTTAGSTAVTATAAVLIYRVISCWLLIPAGGVAGLLIRRR, from the coding sequence GTGCGTCTGAGTCTGGTGGCCGTCTCGGTCGCGGCCCTGGCCGTCATCGGACTCCGCGGCCGGCTGCCCGACCCGCGGGAGTTCATCGACGCGCTCGGCAGCGCACACTGGGGCTGGATCGCCGGCGCGGTCGCGCTGCAGGTGATCTCGCTGTCCTGCTTCGCGTTCCAGGAGCGGCACCTGCTGACCGCGCTCGGCGCGTCCATCCGGCGCCGCCGCCTCTTCGCGATCATCCTGGCCCGTACCGCGATATCGATCTCGGTCCCGGCCGGCCCGGCCGTCTCCACCGGGTACGCGATCAACGAGTACCACCGGGCCGGCGTCGCCCGGGAGATCGGCGCGGTCTGCGCGATCGTGTCCGGGCTCGCCTCGATCGGCGGCCTCACCGTCCTCTACGCGGGCGGCGGCGCGATCGTGCTCACCCACAGCTCCGCCACCTCGCTCAACTGGCAGCCGCTGGCCGTCGTCGCCGCGATCGCCGCGCTCACCGCGGCCGTGATCGCGATCGGCCGCCGGCTGCCGTCCCGCCCGTTCGACGTCGGTCACATCCCGGAGTCCCGGATCGGCCGGTACGCGCACGGCCTCCTGCTGTCCGCGCGCGCCGCCTGGCACGCCGGCGCCGGCCTGCGCGTCCGCGACTGGTGCGCGGTCGTCGGCTACTCCGCCGTCAACCGCCTCACCGACCTGCTCTGCCTCGTCGCCTGCACCCGCGCGCTGGGCCTGCAGATCAGCCTGATCACGCTGGCCACCATCTACCTCGGCGTCCAGATCGTCCGCCAGGTCCCGCTCACCCCCGGCGGCATCGGCGTCATCGAGACCGCGCTGGTCGCCGGCCTCACCACGGCCGGCTCCACCGCCGTCACGGCCACCGCCGCGGTCCTGATCTACCGCGTCATCTCCTGCTGGCTGCTGATCCCGGCCGGCGGCGTCGCCGGCCTCCTGATCCGCCGCCGCTGA
- a CDS encoding cytochrome P450: MIDRAALHEWRVIGAARPALPLLLTAGRLATPLRKVPKLGWVVADPVTARAILNDPAHFNLLGEGGVGHMWSQLLGDWVDEVFDGPGHHSLRSRTRDLFTEESATRLAERVVGPRLAEAGADLAAGRTVDVADLARVLVGRIVADLLHLRTADTDAAYREIFATGEELATLAMNASTSTHLAPETLARGRAIVTRLTVNVPEAFRTAPPTTVLGRCRELGVAQLHAEGLSTLLMVAGTETAASAMARIVALLHDSGAQHRVLEDQDLIPEAVREGLRVTTPAAAIGRSVTADVTVAGRTLRAGERVLILTHAANNRAGGFSLDRGYLPEQRQLWFGAGRHLCLGAPLARAEIGGLLRTLTAPGRPWTIRGRRYRRRVLIPSYESLPVTLAPARAPALSGR, from the coding sequence ATGATCGATAGGGCGGCTCTGCACGAGTGGCGGGTGATCGGCGCGGCCCGGCCCGCGCTCCCGCTGCTGCTGACCGCGGGCCGGCTGGCCACGCCGCTGCGGAAGGTTCCGAAGCTCGGCTGGGTGGTCGCCGATCCCGTGACGGCACGCGCGATCCTGAACGATCCGGCACACTTCAACCTGCTCGGCGAGGGCGGCGTCGGCCACATGTGGTCGCAGCTGCTCGGCGACTGGGTCGACGAGGTCTTCGACGGTCCCGGCCACCACAGCCTGCGCTCGCGGACGCGGGACCTGTTCACCGAGGAGAGCGCGACCCGGCTCGCGGAGCGGGTGGTCGGCCCGCGGCTGGCCGAGGCGGGTGCGGACCTCGCGGCCGGCCGGACCGTGGACGTGGCGGACCTGGCCCGGGTGCTGGTCGGCCGGATCGTGGCGGACCTGCTGCACCTGCGCACGGCGGACACGGACGCGGCGTACCGGGAGATCTTCGCGACCGGCGAGGAACTGGCCACGCTCGCGATGAACGCGTCCACGAGCACCCACCTGGCGCCGGAGACGCTGGCCCGCGGCCGGGCGATCGTCACCCGGCTGACCGTGAACGTGCCCGAGGCGTTCCGCACCGCGCCGCCGACCACCGTGCTGGGCCGGTGCCGCGAGCTGGGCGTGGCGCAACTGCACGCGGAGGGGCTGTCCACGCTGCTGATGGTGGCCGGCACCGAGACCGCCGCGAGCGCGATGGCCCGAATCGTGGCGCTGCTGCACGACTCCGGCGCCCAGCACCGGGTACTGGAAGATCAAGACCTGATTCCCGAGGCGGTACGGGAGGGGCTGCGCGTCACCACCCCGGCGGCCGCGATCGGCCGGTCGGTGACCGCGGACGTGACCGTGGCCGGCCGGACCCTGCGCGCCGGCGAGCGGGTGCTGATCCTCACGCACGCGGCGAACAACCGGGCCGGCGGCTTCTCGCTGGACCGCGGATACCTGCCCGAGCAACGCCAACTGTGGTTCGGCGCCGGCCGGCACCTGTGCCTGGGCGCGCCGCTCGCCCGCGCGGAGATCGGCGGCCTGCTCCGCACGCTCACCGCACCGGGCCGCCCGTGGACCATCCGCGGCCGCCGCTACCGCCGCCGGGTACTGATCCCGTCCTACGAGTCGCTGCCGGTGACGCTGGCCCCGGCCCGGGCACCGGCCCTGTCCGGCAGATGA